Proteins found in one Allorhizobium pseudoryzae genomic segment:
- a CDS encoding glucan ABC transporter ATP-binding protein/ permease: protein MSLFQVYARALKYLSSSPVRVTMVVIANIVLAVITIAEPILFGRIIDALSDGGDVTPILILWGGFGVFNTIAYVLVAREADRLAHGRRATLLTEAFSRIISMPLAWHHQRGTSNALHTLLRASETLFGLWLEFMRTHLATIVALSMLLPTALSMDWRLSSVLIVLGVIYWIIGRTVMNRTKEGQASVEGHYHTVFSHVSDSISNVTVLHSYNRIEAETRALKGFTERLIAAQFPVLDWWALASALNRMASTISMLIILIIGVVLVRNGEIKVGDVIAFIGFANLLIGRLDLLRQFATQIFEARSKLEDFFRLEDSVKDREEPVGTSELANVRGEVEFRDVSFDFANTTQGVRDVSFTAKAGQTVAIVGPTGAGKTTLINLLQRVYDPQQGKILIDGTDIAGVTRKSLRHSIATVFQDAGLLNRSITDNIRLGREDATDADVVAAAEAAAATEFIESRLAGFDTHVGERGNRLSGGERQRIAIARAILKNAPILVLDEATSALDVETEQRVKEAIDRLRKDRTTFIIAHRLSTIRDADVVLFLDHGRIIEKGTYDELSALGGRFASLLKTSGILADDAKVPPPALPQPA from the coding sequence GTGAGTCTGTTTCAGGTCTATGCGCGAGCGCTGAAATATCTGAGCTCCAGCCCCGTTCGCGTCACCATGGTGGTGATCGCCAACATTGTCCTGGCGGTCATAACCATCGCGGAGCCCATTCTGTTCGGTCGCATCATCGATGCGCTCTCGGACGGCGGCGACGTCACTCCGATCCTCATTCTCTGGGGCGGCTTCGGGGTGTTCAACACCATCGCTTACGTGCTGGTGGCGCGCGAGGCGGACCGCCTGGCGCATGGCCGCCGCGCAACGCTTCTGACGGAAGCCTTCAGCCGCATCATCTCCATGCCGCTGGCCTGGCATCACCAGCGCGGTACCTCCAATGCCCTGCACACGCTGTTGCGGGCCAGCGAAACGCTGTTCGGCCTCTGGCTGGAATTCATGCGCACGCACCTCGCCACCATCGTGGCGCTTTCCATGCTGCTGCCGACGGCGCTGTCCATGGACTGGCGCCTGAGCTCGGTGCTGATCGTGCTCGGCGTGATCTACTGGATCATCGGCCGAACGGTCATGAACCGGACGAAGGAGGGTCAGGCCTCCGTCGAAGGGCATTATCATACAGTCTTCTCGCATGTCAGCGATTCGATCAGCAATGTCACGGTGCTGCACAGCTACAACCGCATCGAAGCGGAAACCCGGGCCCTGAAGGGCTTTACCGAACGGCTGATCGCCGCGCAGTTTCCCGTTCTCGACTGGTGGGCGCTGGCCAGCGCGCTGAACCGCATGGCCTCGACCATCTCCATGCTGATCATCCTGATCATCGGCGTCGTCCTGGTCCGCAACGGCGAGATCAAAGTGGGGGATGTCATCGCCTTCATCGGTTTTGCCAACCTGCTGATCGGCCGTCTCGATTTGCTGCGCCAGTTTGCGACGCAGATCTTCGAGGCGCGCTCGAAGCTTGAGGACTTCTTCCGCCTGGAGGATTCGGTCAAGGATCGCGAGGAGCCGGTCGGCACCAGCGAACTGGCGAATGTCCGCGGCGAGGTGGAGTTCCGCGACGTCTCCTTCGATTTCGCCAATACGACGCAGGGCGTGCGCGACGTCTCGTTTACCGCAAAGGCGGGGCAGACGGTTGCGATCGTCGGCCCGACCGGCGCCGGCAAGACCACGCTGATCAACCTGCTCCAGCGGGTTTATGATCCGCAGCAGGGCAAGATCCTGATCGATGGCACGGATATCGCCGGTGTGACACGCAAATCGCTGCGCCACTCGATTGCGACCGTCTTCCAGGATGCCGGTCTTCTCAACCGCTCGATCACCGACAACATCCGCCTTGGCCGCGAGGATGCGACCGATGCGGACGTGGTTGCCGCAGCCGAAGCCGCTGCCGCGACGGAGTTCATCGAAAGCCGCCTTGCCGGTTTCGACACCCATGTCGGCGAACGCGGCAACCGGCTCTCCGGCGGCGAGCGCCAGCGTATCGCCATTGCCCGCGCCATTCTCAAGAACGCGCCGATCCTGGTGCTGGACGAGGCGACCAGCGCGCTCGACGTGGAGACGGAACAGCGGGTGAAGGAAGCCATCGACCGGCTGCGCAAGGATCGCACGACCTTCATCATCGCCCACCGGCTGTCCACTATCCGCGATGCCGACGTTGTGCTCTTCCTCGATCACGGCCGGATCATCGAAAAGGGCACCTATGATGAGTTAAGCGCGCTCGGAGGCCGTTTTGCCTCGCTGCTGAAGACGAGCGGCATTCTGGCCGATGATGCCAAGGTGCCCCCGCCGGCCCTGCCCCAACCGGCCTGA